The nucleotide sequence GTCCTTACCGCTAAACCCCAAGCCGGTCGGCGGTAACCGAAGACCAGGCGCATGAAGGAGATGCCATGAAGGCGGACGGCATGAAGGCAGTCGCGGCCGGCAACCCCGGCAAGGTCCGACGTGCGTCCGCCACGTCCGCGCGGACGATGAAAGCGGTGCATGCCTGGCTGCTGTTGCTGCCGGCGGTGACGCTGCTGGCGGCTTTCACGCACTATCCGGCCGTCGCCACCCTTTGGCACAGCTTCTTTTCCACGCCCAAGGGCCGCCGGCCCGCGGTATTCGTCGGCCTGGACAACTACCAGGCCATGCGCGACGACCCGGTGTTCTGGCAGGCCTTGTGGAACAACCTGTGGTTCGCGCTCGGCACGGTGCCGGCGTCCGTCGCCCTGGCCCTGGTCATGGCCTTGTGGGTCAACCGCAAGCTGGCGGGGCGGGGCTTCCTGCGCCTGTCGTATTTCACGCCCACGGTGCTGCCCATGGTGGCCGTGGCCAACATCTGGTTGTTCTTCTATACGCCGCAATACGGCCTGATCGCGCAGGTCATGCAGGTCTTCGGCTTGCCCGGCGTGAACTGGCTGGGTTCGCGCGAAACCGCCTTGCCGGCGCTGATGCTGGTGTCCGTGTGGAAGGAAGCCGGCTTCTTCATGGTGTTCTATCTGGCGGCACTGCAAGGCGTGTCGCCTTCCCTGCGCGAGGCCGCCATGCTGGAGGGCGCTTCGCGCTGGCAGTACTTCTGGCGCGTGCTGTGGCCCTTGCTCATGCCCACTACGCTGTTCGTCGTCATCAACGCGTTGATCAATGCCTTCCGCCTGGTCGACCATGTGGTGGTGATGACGCGCGGCGGTCCGGACAACGCCAGCAACCTGCTGCTTTTCTACATCTACCAAGTCGGCTTCAGTTTCTGGGATACCGCCTATGCGGCCACGCTGACGGTGGTGCTGCTGGCGGTCCTGGGCCTGGCGGCACTGCTGAAGTTCCGCTGGCTGGACAAAAGGACGCATTACCAATGAAGCGCGCCCCGGCTCTTCTCCATGCAGCCCGCGCGGCGGCCTCCAGCCCGGCGACACCGGCCCGCGCCGGCTTCGCATTCCCCGGCGTGGGCACCACGCTGGATACCGCCGGCGCATGGCTGCTGGGCATCCTGTGGATCCTGCCGCTGCTCTATGCCGTCTGGGCCGCCATCCATCCGCCCGCCTACGCCACCCGCTTCGACCTGTTCGCGCCGCTCACGCTGGAGAACTTCGCGCGCGCCTGGGACGCGGCGCCTTTCCCGCGCTATTTCCTGAATACTTTCTTCCTGGTCACCATGGTGCTGGCCGCGCAACTGGTGCTGTCCACGCTGGCGGGCTATGCCTTCGCGCGCTTCGAGTTCCGCGGCCGCGATACCCTGTTCCTGCTGGTGCTGTTGCAGCTGATGGTGATGCCGGACGTGCTGATCGTGGAAAACTACCGCACCATGACGTGGCTGGGCATCCGCGACACCGTCTTCGCCATCGGCCTGCCGTATTTCGCCTCCGCCTTCGGCATCTTCCTGCTGCGCCAGACCTTCAAGACCATCCCGCGCGAACTGGAAGAGGCCGCGCGCGTGGAAGGCGCCAACGGCTGGCAGATCCTGATGAAGGTGTATGTGCCGCTGGCCCGTCCCACCTATATCGCCTACGGCCTGGTGTCGGTCAGTTATCACTGGAATAACTTCCTGTGGCCGCTGATCATCACCAATTCGGTCAATACACGGCCGCTGACGGTGGGCCTTCAGGTGTTTTCCTCCACCGACCAGGGCATAGACTGGTCCGTCATCACCGCGGCAACCCTGTTGTCGGCCGCTCCCCTGTTGATCGCCTTCCTGCTCTTCCAGCGGCAGTTCGTGCAATCCTTCCTGCGCGCCGGGATCCGCTAGGCCGGCCGCCACCGGGCGGCGCGGCATCCGGGATCCGCAACCGGGGGCGGGAACGGCATCGGTTTCGTCATCCAGGCATACCGGAAACGGCGACCTGGCTGCCGCCGCCATCGCCATCCCGGCGCGCGAAGCCGCGGATGCGCCGTTGTATGATTTTGCTGCGCGCGCGGGGCGCGCCCTGAGGCTACGTCATAACAACATCGAGAGTCAGGAACCCATGGCGGCACGCAGCGTCGCGCTTCTGCTTCCGAAGCGCCTGGGCGGGCCTGGCGCGGCTCCAGGATCGGCGGCCGGCCTAGCCGCGGGGACGTGCGCGGGCCGTGCCCGCGAGCCGGGCGGCGGCGGCCCGGCCGGGCCAGGCAAGGCGGCCGTTTCGCGCGCCTACCCACCGTCCGGTCGGCGATTCAAAACAATACGGACCTCGCGCAGTGGTCCTCCGGCTCCGCGCGGGGCATGCTGGCAATATCGTCCGCGCGGAGAATCGCGATGAGCTTGAGGTCATGCCTGCGTTACGCCGGTAGCCCCACCGATGCAGCCACCGGCGCCTACCCCCTAGGACATGGGTATCGTTGGTTCATGCCCGCGCTGATGCGCTTCAACGCGCCGGACGATGGCAGTCCGTTCGGCCACGGCGGCCTGCATTGCTACAGCTATTGCGACGGCGACCCGATCAACCGCTTCGACCCGTCCGGACATTCCTGGGAAACGGCCGTGCGGGAGGCAGGTCTCGATTTCCACAGCATCCGGCCCGCGGACGCACCCATAGGCGTCGATGTGGCCTCCGACGCGGCGCGGGCCGCATCCGGCGACATGGATGCCCCGGGCACTTCCTCGGGTACGCTGCAACGCGATATCGCGCAGCGCAAGCAGGATCTTCTGCAGCAAGCCCTGGATGCACAGCGTAACTTCGTCCCGGGACGCGATCATCCCGATGCGCCGTCTCCCAAGCGGCCGCGCCTGGGTCCGTCTCCCCGCGCGCTTGCCACCTTGGCGCCGATGCCGGCCCCGCCCAGCGTGGGGCCCGTCCCCCCGCCTCTCGATTTCCGAGCGTTGCTGGATCGCGCCTTGAACACGGCGCGGACCCGGCGGGCTGAGCTGGAATCCACCTTGCGAATGTTGAGTCCGGACCTGGCGGTCGCGGAGTTGTTCGGCTACAACGTGTCGGCGTTCGTGCAGCCGGTAGTGGGATGGGCGCCCCAGAAGGATTTCGTCGTGAACGAGTTTGCCTTCTACCTGGAGGCCCGCGCCGAGGTCGCGCGCAGCGGCCGGACTTTCCATGTATCGCAATACATGGCGCTGGATGACTTCGCCAGGGCGATGGGCGCCTCGCCCGGCCGATACACGCGGGTACGCGTCCGCGCCTACTGGCCCGAAATGCGCGCGCCCGGCGGCGGGGTGTTGTTCTCTCCGGACCGATACCGGCAATACCTGGAGTTCTTTCAATAGGCGCCGGCGGCAGGGCGCCGGCGCAGGATGGCCACACCGGCCGGGCAGGCCGAGCTGCCTGCCCGACCGGCACGGGCTTATACCGCGACGGCCTCGGCCGCCGGCGCTTCCTGCGCGGCCTCGGCGGCCTTCAGGTGGCGGTTCACCGCGCACAGAACGGCCTGGAACGATGCCGTGACGATGTCGCGATCCACGCCCACGCCGAAGCCGGTGGCGGAGTCGCCGACGCGCACTTCGATATAGCTGGCCGCCCGCGTGTCCGAGCCCGCGCCGATCGCATGCTCGTGATAGTCCATCACGCGTGCCGGCATGCCCAGCGCGGCCACGAAGGCCGAAATCGCGCCGTTGCCTTCGCCGCTGATGGTGCGCCGCTGGCCGTCGACCTCGACATCGGCCTCCACGCGGAAATGCTTGGACTCGGCCGCGGAAGGATCGCCCACGATGCGATGCCCGATCAGCTTCCAGGGCGCCTTCTGGTCCAGGTATTCCTTCTTGAAGATGTCGTAGACGTCCGTGGCGCTGACTTCGCGGCCGGTTTCGTCGGTGACGCGCTGGATGGCGCGGCTGAATTCGATCTGCAGGCGGCGCGGCAGGACCAGGCCGTGCTCCTGTTCCAGCAGATAGGACACGCCGCCCTTGCCAGACTGGCTGTTGACGCGGATGACGGCGTCGTAGCTGCGGCCCAGGTCGGCCGGGTCGATGGGCAGGTAGGGCACTTCCCAGGGCGCATCGGCCTGCTGCTGCGCGAAGCCTTTCTTGATGGCATCCTGGTGCGAGCCGGAAAACGCGGTAAAGACCAGGTCGCCCGCATAGGGGTGGCGCGGATGCACCGGCAGCTGGTTGCAGTATTCCGCGCAGCGCCGGACTTCATCGATGTCCGAGAAATCCAGGCCCGGGTGCACGCCCTGGGTGTACAGGTTCAGGGCCAGCGTGACCAGATCGACGTTGCCCGTGCGTTCGCCGCTGCCGAACAGGCAGCCTTCGATGCGGTCGGCGCCCGCCATCACCGCGAATTCCGCGGCCGCCACGGCGGTGCCGCGGTCATTGTGCGGATGCACGCTCAGCACGATGCTGTCGCGGCGCGCCAGGTTGCGATGCATCCATTCGATCTGGTCGGCATACAGGTTGGGCGAGGTCGCTTCGATGGTGGCCGGCAGGTTCACGATCATCTTGGCGTCCGGCGTGGGCTGCCATACCGCCGTTACCGCATTGACGACGTCCAGCGCGAATTCCGGCTCCGTCGTGCTGAAGACCTCGGGCGAGTATTGGTAGCCCCATCGGGTTTCCGGATGACGCGCCACGGCGGCCTTGACCATTTCGGTGCCGGTGGTGGCGATCTTCTTGATCTCGTCCTTGCTCATGTTGAAGACGATCTTGCGGAAAGCCGGCGCCACCGCGTTGTACAGGTGCACGATGGCCCGGTGCGCGCCCGCCGCCGCTTCCACCGTGCGCAGGATCAGGTCTTCGCGCGATTGCGTCAGCACGATGATGACGACGTCCTGCGGGATGCGCTTTTCCTCGATGAGCTTGCGCACGAAGTCGAAGTCCGTCTGCGATGCGGAAGGAAAGCCGACTTCGATCTCCTTGAAGCCGATCTTCACCAGTTGCTCGAAGAACCGCAGCTTGCGCTCTACGCTCATCGGCTCGATCAGGGACTGGTTGCCGTCGCGCAGGTCCGTGCTCATCCAGATCGGCGGCTGGGTGATGCGCCGGCTGGGCCAGGTGCGTTCGGCATAGTCCTGCTTGAACGGGACGAAGGGGCGGTATTTCTGTGCGGGGTTGGCGAGCATCATCAGGGTTACCTCGGGCATGGAGCATGAATCCCGGTATGCGGCGGCGCGCGGGGCAATGTCGCCGTCGGGCCGGGGCCCACGGCGCGCTGCCGCGGACCTTCGCGTTGGCGGCCTGTTCAGCGCTTGCTGGCCGGACCCGCCGGGGATTCGTGTTTTAAAAGGAGAAGTCGTTGTGGCGCAACGGCTGCCGAACTGCCACGGGACGCTAGGCCCGGCAACCGATCGGTAGTTGTAGCGATAGCGCCAGCGCGCCGGCGGCGGAGCCAGCGGGGGACAGTGCGGCCGGCATGGCGAGCGCCACGTCGGCGTGAGCGGACACCGCTGCATGCCCGCGTTGCGCGAGACGCAAGCCGCCCATCGGCGCGTCGAGGCGTCCGGTGGTCATCGCGAGGAAGGTGCGGTGTGCGGCCATGGGTGTGATGATGGGCAAGCCATAAGTCAACCACATTTCAGTGGATGATGCAAATGGTCGAGGGCTGGCGCGGGGCGCGCGTTCAACGGCAAGCCCATGCCGCGGCAGGGATCGCGGCCTACTTGATGGGCCCGATCCGCGGCTCGATATGCCGCGGCGGGTCCTCTGGATCGCCTGTTCCAGGCCGGGCCGCGCCAGGCCGGGCCGCGCCAGGCTGGGCCGCGCCGGGCTGGGCCGCGCCGGGCCGGTACAGGCCTGGTTCATCCGCTGGGATGCCCGCCCGCACGGCGCGGCGGCGTTCGCCCGGCAAGTCCCGCCCGCCGGCCAGCGGCTCGCCCGGGCGGCGATCCAGGCGCTCGGTGCGCTCGCCGCGGTCCATCCGGCCGGGAACCGAGGCGGGTATGCCTAGCAGGGCCTCTTGTTCGCGTACCATGCCGATCTTGGCGATGCGACCGTGGCGGATCTCCCAAAGGGTCCGTTGCAGATCGCCAACAGTAAAGGGCTCGTCGCGGCTGCCCCAGCTCCATCGCATGACGGCGATGACTTCGTCGCTGAGTTCCCCGGCCAGGTCGGCGAAGGTATCGGCGGGGACAGGGCGCAGGCG is from Bordetella bronchialis and encodes:
- a CDS encoding carbohydrate ABC transporter permease, producing the protein MKAVHAWLLLLPAVTLLAAFTHYPAVATLWHSFFSTPKGRRPAVFVGLDNYQAMRDDPVFWQALWNNLWFALGTVPASVALALVMALWVNRKLAGRGFLRLSYFTPTVLPMVAVANIWLFFYTPQYGLIAQVMQVFGLPGVNWLGSRETALPALMLVSVWKEAGFFMVFYLAALQGVSPSLREAAMLEGASRWQYFWRVLWPLLMPTTLFVVINALINAFRLVDHVVVMTRGGPDNASNLLLFYIYQVGFSFWDTAYAATLTVVLLAVLGLAALLKFRWLDKRTHYQ
- a CDS encoding carbohydrate ABC transporter permease codes for the protein MGTTLDTAGAWLLGILWILPLLYAVWAAIHPPAYATRFDLFAPLTLENFARAWDAAPFPRYFLNTFFLVTMVLAAQLVLSTLAGYAFARFEFRGRDTLFLLVLLQLMVMPDVLIVENYRTMTWLGIRDTVFAIGLPYFASAFGIFLLRQTFKTIPRELEEAARVEGANGWQILMKVYVPLARPTYIAYGLVSVSYHWNNFLWPLIITNSVNTRPLTVGLQVFSSTDQGIDWSVITAATLLSAAPLLIAFLLFQRQFVQSFLRAGIR
- a CDS encoding RHS repeat-associated core domain-containing protein; this encodes MSLRSCLRYAGSPTDAATGAYPLGHGYRWFMPALMRFNAPDDGSPFGHGGLHCYSYCDGDPINRFDPSGHSWETAVREAGLDFHSIRPADAPIGVDVASDAARAASGDMDAPGTSSGTLQRDIAQRKQDLLQQALDAQRNFVPGRDHPDAPSPKRPRLGPSPRALATLAPMPAPPSVGPVPPPLDFRALLDRALNTARTRRAELESTLRMLSPDLAVAELFGYNVSAFVQPVVGWAPQKDFVVNEFAFYLEARAEVARSGRTFHVSQYMALDDFARAMGASPGRYTRVRVRAYWPEMRAPGGGVLFSPDRYRQYLEFFQ
- the leuA gene encoding 2-isopropylmalate synthase, whose protein sequence is MMLANPAQKYRPFVPFKQDYAERTWPSRRITQPPIWMSTDLRDGNQSLIEPMSVERKLRFFEQLVKIGFKEIEVGFPSASQTDFDFVRKLIEEKRIPQDVVIIVLTQSREDLILRTVEAAAGAHRAIVHLYNAVAPAFRKIVFNMSKDEIKKIATTGTEMVKAAVARHPETRWGYQYSPEVFSTTEPEFALDVVNAVTAVWQPTPDAKMIVNLPATIEATSPNLYADQIEWMHRNLARRDSIVLSVHPHNDRGTAVAAAEFAVMAGADRIEGCLFGSGERTGNVDLVTLALNLYTQGVHPGLDFSDIDEVRRCAEYCNQLPVHPRHPYAGDLVFTAFSGSHQDAIKKGFAQQQADAPWEVPYLPIDPADLGRSYDAVIRVNSQSGKGGVSYLLEQEHGLVLPRRLQIEFSRAIQRVTDETGREVSATDVYDIFKKEYLDQKAPWKLIGHRIVGDPSAAESKHFRVEADVEVDGQRRTISGEGNGAISAFVAALGMPARVMDYHEHAIGAGSDTRAASYIEVRVGDSATGFGVGVDRDIVTASFQAVLCAVNRHLKAAEAAQEAPAAEAVAV